Proteins from a genomic interval of Spea bombifrons isolate aSpeBom1 chromosome 4, aSpeBom1.2.pri, whole genome shotgun sequence:
- the LOC128490815 gene encoding transmembrane 4 L6 family member 5-like produces the protein MCTGKCSKFIGLSLYPFAVICIICNILLFFPGWETEPVRNTQDQLTPEVIYLGGIIGGGILVLIPAIHIQATGRQGCCNNRCGMFLSILFAAIGVAGSVYSFTVSTVGMVRGPVCNYTDPITHDPKWGRPFFTELENFSNESYLFNRETWSVCTYPPNVAEFNIILFSIILAASGIEIILCVTQMLNGLFGCLCGTCRNKD, from the exons ATGTGCACCGGAAAATGTTCCAAGTTTATTGGGCTGTCTCTGTACCCGTTCGCCGTCATCTGCATCATCTGTAACATTCTGCTTTTCTTTCCGGGATGGGAAACGGAGCCGGTGCGAAACACGCAAGACCAGCTCACTCCAGAAGTGATCTATTTAGGTGGGATTATCGGTGGCGGCATACTG GTCCTAATTCCGGCCATTCACATTCAGGCAACGGGACGGCAGGGATGTTGCAATAACCGCTGCGGG ATGTTCCTGTCCATCCTGTTTGCTGCCATAGGAGTTGCCGGATCTGTTTACAGCTTTACCGTGTCTACTGTGGGCATGGTGCGAGGACCCGTGTGCAATTACACCGACCCAATCACCCACGATCCTAAGTGGGGTAGGCCTTTTTTTACTGAGCTGGAAAATTTTAG TAATGAAAGTTACCTCTTCAATAGAGAAACATGGAGTGTGTGTACCTACCCCCCAAATGTAGCTGAGTTCAATATCATTCTGTTCTCCATCATCCTGGCTGCCAGTGGCATCGAGATCATATTGTGTGTCACACAGATGCTGAACGGCCTATTTGGATGTCTCTGTGGTACATGCCGAAACAAAGACTAA
- the LOC128490813 gene encoding transmembrane 4 L6 family member 5-like: MCTGKCSQAIGVSLYPLSLICIAANAILFFPGWSTEPSKYPGEQISAEVRNLAGIIGGGILVLIPAIHIQATGRKGCCSSRVGMFLSILFAAIGLTGSLFCLVMSVVGLFRGPVCLYDPSTLGATAVTHGNESATHSLIWGRPFERPLEQINNESYLFHHELWSICEEPPNVVEFNVILFSIQLAAGGVEVVLCFIQMLNGLFGCICGTCRREEDEEKKELKL; the protein is encoded by the exons ATGTGCACCGGCAAGTGTTCCCAGGCCATCGGGGTGTCCCTGTACCCCTTGTCACTCATCTGCATTGCCGCCAACGCTATCCTGTTCTTTCCGGGATGGAGCACGGAGCCGTCAAAATATCCAGGAGAGCAGATCTCCGCTGAAGTCAGGAATCTGGCCGGGATCATCGGAGGTGGCATCCTG GTCCTAATTCCGGCTATTCACATTCAGGCGACTGGAAGGAAAGGCTGCTGCAGTAGCAGAGTTGGG ATGTTCCTGTCCATCCTTTTTGCTGCTATAGGACTCACCGGCTCCCTGTTCTGTCTCGTCATGTCAGTCGTTGGATTGTTCCGAGGGCCTGTCTGTCTGTATGACCCATCCACGCTCGGTGCGACAGCTGTCACTCACGGGAATGAGAGCGCCACTCATTCGCTTATTTGGGGTCGACCTTTTGAGAGGCCTCTGGAACAAATCAA TAATGAAAGCTACCTGTTCCACCATGAGCTCTGGAGCATCTGTGAGGAGCCACCAAATGTGGTGGAGTTCAATGTCATCCTGTTCTCCATCCAGCTGGCCGCCGGCGGCGTCGAAGTCGTCCTGTGCTTTATACAGATGCTGAACGGCCTGTTCGGATGTATCTGTGGGACGTGCCGCCGCGAGGAGGACGAGGAAAAGAAAGA